In Microbulbifer elongatus, the DNA window GAGACATATTGGCGCCACTGCCGGAGAATTCCACCATCCCCCCCAGCAATGTGAAGCGACTGACATCACTCACCGTCAGCACCGGGAAAAATTCCAGCGCGCCAATGGTCTTTGCCATGGGCTCTTTGCCCAGCTCACCGCCCATCACCACAATCTGGCAACTGCGCGCACGCATATTCTCGCCGTGGTTCACGGTTTCCAGGGAGACCATCCGCCCCTGAATACGGTGGCGATGAAAACGCACGCCCAGTGGAGACATCAGGGCATCGTCCCCCATCACGCAGATACGGAAGGGTGCGTTGGAGCCGCTGAACACCTCAATGGGCCACTGGAAGTGGTGGGCAAAGTGCACGATATAGTCGACCATGACCTTGCGGCCCAGATCGGTATCAGAGAGGTAATCCGCACGGGCGGGGCTGAGGGCAAGCACACTGAGAAGAAGGCTGCAGCACAGCAGGCGACCGCGGGCCGAGCGTGTCGGGTTGATCAATGGACGGAAGTTATACATCTCTGGGGCACCGGCGCGTATATTGGCCCCACCGGCGAATTTGCGGCGGGGCTCCCCCAAGATTAGTCTCGGCCGGCCACCCCCACCACGCAGGAAGCGCGAGCCGGGCGCCAGAAAACGCACACGGCCCGCGCCAGATTGGTCACTCAGTCATCTTCATTCCCAACCGGAATGGCCGGACGCCATTTCAGGGCCTTCTCAATTGCCATGATCATGGAGCCCGCCACGTCCTTGCGGGTGGCGCTCTCAATACCCTCAAGGCCCGGTGAGGAGTTCACCTCCAGTAGCAGCGGCCCTTTCTTGGAGCGGATGATATCCACCCCTGCCACTTTGAGGCCCAGGGTTTTCGCCGCCTTGATTGCCAGCTTGCGCTCTTCCGGCAGGATCTTCACCACAGATGCCGTGCCACCCTGGTGAATATTGGCGCGGAATTCGCCCGGCGCCGCTTCCCGCTGAATCGCGGCAAACACCTTGCCATCCACCACAAACAGACGCAGGTCCTTGCCCTGAGCCTCGCGGATAAACTCCTGCACCAGCAGGTTCACTTTCAGTGACTTGAACGCATTGATCACCGACTCCGCCGCCTTGCGGGTTTCCGCCAGTACCACCCCGCGCCCCTGGGTACCTTCCAGCAGTTTCACGATCAACGGTGCACCGCCGACCATTTCAATCAGCTCATTGGTATCCATGGGTGAATTGGCGAAGCCGGAAATCGGAATATTCAGCCCGCCCTCCTGCAGCAGCTGCAGGGAGTAGAGCTTGTCCCGGGACTGACTGATGGCGGCGGCGCCATTGAGCGCGTACACCCCCATGCTTTCGAAGTGTCGCGTCAGTGCACAGCCATAGAAGGTCATGCTCGGGCGGATACGGGGAATGATCGCATCCAGATTATTCAGGACGCGTCCGTCCCGGTAATGTACTTCCGGGTCCGCGGAGTCCAACTTCATATAGCACTGGCGAATATTCAGGAAGGTCATACGGTGCCCCCGCTCGGCACCGGCTTCCATGATCCGCTGGTTGCTGTACAGATCCGGGTTGGAGGCGAGCACCCCGATGCGCAGACCGGTGCCCGCCATATGGTGCTCGTCGTGGTAGTACTCTTCGATCTGGCTCGGTGGGATTTCCCCCAGACAGAAGCTCTCCGATGGATCCACCAGCATGCGGCCCATCATCGCCTCGCGGCCCAGCAACATGCGGTATCCCATGGAGTCGCGATTGGTCAGGGTCAACTCGATATCCCAGACACTGCCGCCAATGCTGATACTGGTCTTGATCACCAGGCGCTTTTCCGAATCGCCGGAAGAGCTGCGAATGGTTCTGCGGTCGAGCACACGCGCTTCACAGCGCACCCGCGGGCGGCGCAGATTCTGCAGCGGGTGCGCCTCGAAGCTTACCCAGGGCTCACCACCCCGGTTAAATTGCTGGATGTTGTAGGCATGCAGACAGGAGGTCTTGGCTCCCGAATCCACCCGCGCCTTGATGGCGGGAATCCCCAAACCCGGGAATGCACACCATTCCTCACTACCAACAATGATTTTCTTGTCCAAGCAAAGACTCCTGAAAAGATTGGCGAATTATTTCAGCGCCAGTACGTCACGCATATCGTATTGGCCCGCTGCGCGGCCGGTTAACCAGACCGCGGCGCGCACGGCACCGCGGGCGAAGGCCAGGCGACTGCTGGCTTTGTGGGTAATTTCGATGCGCTCGCCATCGGCAAGAAAAGACACCGTGTGCTCCCCCACCACATCGCCACCGCGCACGGTGGCAAAGCCGATGGTCTCCCGCTCGCGGGCACCGGTCTGACCTTCGCGACCGTATACCGCAACCTTGGACAGGTCGCGCCCCAGGGTGTCGGCAATCACCTCACCCATACTGAGTGCGGTGCCGGAGGGCGCATCCACTTTGTGGCGGTGGTGCGCCTCGACGATTTCGATATCCACGTCGTCGCCCAGCACCCGCGCCGCAGTTTCCAGTAAGTTAAAGCACAGATTCACACCGGTGGAAAAATTGGTCGCGAAACACAGCGGCGTTTTATCCCCCGCACTCAGCATCTGCGCGCGCTCCTCCGGGGTAAACCCGGTGGTACCAATCACAATCGCCTTGTGGTGCTCTGCGCAATAGGCGGCATTGGCCAGGGTCGCCCGGGGCGACGTGAAGTCGATCAACACATCAAATTCCGTCTGTTCCAGACTGTCGACAATGGCCAGGCCATTGCGGCCGAGCCCCGCCACTTCCCCGGCATCCGCCCCGACCAGGCTCGACCCCGGGCGCACAATGGCACCGCTCAGCCGGGCCTTGCCTTCCTGCTCCGCATAGGACACCGCCTCTGCCAGTACCCGGCCCATCCGGCCGCCAAAACCTGTGATCGCAATGTTTACTGCCATATTCCCTCACTCTCCTGCTTTGCCGAGGTTTTTTCCACTCACCCGGATGATGCGGTTCAGGCCCCACGGGCGAAAGCGGCGGATTCTACCCCGGTTTTTCAGCGCGCCCTACCAAAATGCACGGTATCGCCAGGCGCACTCGAATACCCCGCCACCAAA includes these proteins:
- a CDS encoding YfiR family protein, whose protein sequence is MYNFRPLINPTRSARGRLLCCSLLLSVLALSPARADYLSDTDLGRKVMVDYIVHFAHHFQWPIEVFSGSNAPFRICVMGDDALMSPLGVRFHRHRIQGRMVSLETVNHGENMRARSCQIVVMGGELGKEPMAKTIGALEFFPVLTVSDVSRFTLLGGMVEFSGSGANMSLQLNKTRLDRAELKMGTSLFRLTRTATH
- the rimK gene encoding 30S ribosomal protein S6--L-glutamate ligase; amino-acid sequence: MDKKIIVGSEEWCAFPGLGIPAIKARVDSGAKTSCLHAYNIQQFNRGGEPWVSFEAHPLQNLRRPRVRCEARVLDRRTIRSSSGDSEKRLVIKTSISIGGSVWDIELTLTNRDSMGYRMLLGREAMMGRMLVDPSESFCLGEIPPSQIEEYYHDEHHMAGTGLRIGVLASNPDLYSNQRIMEAGAERGHRMTFLNIRQCYMKLDSADPEVHYRDGRVLNNLDAIIPRIRPSMTFYGCALTRHFESMGVYALNGAAAISQSRDKLYSLQLLQEGGLNIPISGFANSPMDTNELIEMVGGAPLIVKLLEGTQGRGVVLAETRKAAESVINAFKSLKVNLLVQEFIREAQGKDLRLFVVDGKVFAAIQREAAPGEFRANIHQGGTASVVKILPEERKLAIKAAKTLGLKVAGVDIIRSKKGPLLLEVNSSPGLEGIESATRKDVAGSMIMAIEKALKWRPAIPVGNEDD
- the dapB gene encoding 4-hydroxy-tetrahydrodipicolinate reductase, whose protein sequence is MAVNIAITGFGGRMGRVLAEAVSYAEQEGKARLSGAIVRPGSSLVGADAGEVAGLGRNGLAIVDSLEQTEFDVLIDFTSPRATLANAAYCAEHHKAIVIGTTGFTPEERAQMLSAGDKTPLCFATNFSTGVNLCFNLLETAARVLGDDVDIEIVEAHHRHKVDAPSGTALSMGEVIADTLGRDLSKVAVYGREGQTGARERETIGFATVRGGDVVGEHTVSFLADGERIEITHKASSRLAFARGAVRAAVWLTGRAAGQYDMRDVLALK